Proteins encoded in a region of the Heptranchias perlo isolate sHepPer1 unplaced genomic scaffold, sHepPer1.hap1 HAP1_SCAFFOLD_74, whole genome shotgun sequence genome:
- the LOC137319137 gene encoding probable G-protein coupled receptor 139 has protein sequence MHSPPRGLVYAIYYTVLAVVAVPVILVAIVILSRGRCGLSRCITRYLVSMAVTDLLVIITAVILNRIPGIYFPGSFLSITPVCSLSITLIYIARDSSVWLTVAFTFDRFVAICCQNLKTKYCTERTAAVVIGTVCALGCFINIPWYFIHEPIYIINNVPWYCRLKAIRFTSPVWAAFQWSDRVLTPCAPFVLILLLNALTVRSILAANRARRRLRAHSNGENQSDPEMESRRKSIVLLFAISGCFILLWMTYVAQFIQERFTNNYQIQGFNDPKYILTESANMLQLVSCCTNTFIYGVTQSKFREQLKIMVQYPLNVIGKLVQ, from the exons ATGCACTCCCCGCCCAGAGGCCTGGTCTATGCCATTTACTACACTGTCCTTGCAGTTGTCGCTGTTCCAG TTATTttagtggcgattgtgatcctgtcccgaggaaggtgcggtctctccagatgtatcactcggtacctggtgtccatggcggtGACGGATCTGCTGGTCATTATCACGGCTGTGATATTAAACCGGATTCCTGGTATTTATTTTCCGGGTAgtttcctgtccatcactccTGTCTGTAGTCTGAGCATTACATTAATTTATATAGCCAGAGACAGTTCTGTCTGGTtaacggtcgctttcacctttgatcgatttgtggccatttgttgccagaatctgaaaacaaaatactgcaccgagagaacggcggctgttgttatagGAACGGTCTGTGCGCTGGGATGCTTCATCAAtattccctggtactttatacACGAACCTATCTACATAATTAACAATGTCCCGTGGTATTGCAGACTGAAGGCCATCCGTTTTACTTCTCCTGTATGGGCAGCTTTTCAATGGAGTGACCGTGTTTTAACCCCGTGTGCCCCTTTCGTTCTGATTCTTCTGCTCAATGCTCTGACCGTCAGAAGCATTCTAGCGGCCaatagagcccgcaggagactccgggcccacagcaatggagagaatcagagtgacccGGAGATGGAGAGTCGGAGAAAGTCCATCGTTTTACTATTCGCCATCTCGGGTTGTTTCATCCTGTTGTGGATGACGTATGTTGCACAGTTCATACAGGAGCGATTTACAAATAATTATCAAATCCAAGGTTTCAATGACCCCAAATATATTCTCACAGAAAGTGCAAATATGCTTCAGCtcgtgagttgctgcacaaacacgttTATTTATGGAGTGACTCAGAGTAAATTCAGGGAGCAGTTAAAGATCATGGTGCAATATCCACTGAATGTAATAGGTAAATTAGTTCAATAA